Proteins from a single region of Gossypium arboreum isolate Shixiya-1 chromosome 1, ASM2569848v2, whole genome shotgun sequence:
- the LOC108482293 gene encoding E3 ubiquitin-protein ligase SINAT2, with protein sequence MAPGGSACKEVESYPAVADYAIATTTPESNSMTTKSSFGFVGKHGIQSNNGVYELLECPVCKNLMYPPIHQCPNGHTLCLNCKNRVRNCCPSCRYDLGNIRFLALEKFAESLELPCKYHSLGCHEILPYYSKLKHKQHCRFRPYNCPYAGSDCSITGDIPTLIAHLKDDHKVDMHDGCTFNHRYVKSNPQEVEHATWMLTVFKCFGKQFCLHFEAFQIGMVPVYMAFLRFMGDDSEAKKFGYCLEVGANGRKLTWQGIPRSIRDGHRKVRDSQDGLVIQRNLALHFSGGDRQELKLRVSGRIWKEA encoded by the exons ATGGCTCCTGGAGGCAGTGCTTGCAAAGAAGTTGAATCTTATCCTGCCGTTGCAGATTACGCCATTGCTACAACAACACCCGAGAGTAATTCTATGACGACAAAAAGTTCTTTTGGTTTTGTTGGAAAACATGGAATTCAGTCAAACAATGGTGTTTATGAGCTCCTTGAATGTCCTGTATGCAAAAACTTGATGTACCCGCCAATTCACCAG TGCCCAAATGGACACACTTTGTGTTTGAATTGCAAGAATAGAGTGCGTAACTGTTGTCCGTCATGCCGGTATGATCTCGGAAATATAAGGTTTTTAGCTTTGGAGAAATTTGCGGAATCCTTGGAACTCCCTTGTAAATATCATAGCCTAGGTTGCCATGAAATTCTCCCATATTACAGCAAGCTTAAGCACAAGCAACACTGTCGATTTCGTCCTTACAATTGCCCCTATGCTGGTTCTGATTGTTCCATCACAGGTGACATCCCAACCCTCATTGCACATCTCAAGGATGATCATAAGGTCGACATGCACGATGGATGTACCTTCAACCATAGATATGTGAAATCGAATCCACAGGAAGTAGAACATGCCACATGGATGCTTACT GTGTTCAAATGTTTTGGAAAACAATTCTGCTTGCATTTCGAGGCCTTCCAGATAGGGATGGTACCTGTCTATATGGCCTTTTTACGTTTTATGGGTGATGATAGTGAAGCAAAAAAGTTCGGTTATTGTTTGGAAGTTGGTGCCAACGGTCGTAAGCTAACATGGCAGGGTATTCCAAGGAGCATTCGTGACGGTCATCGGAAAGTTCGTGACAGTCAAGATGGACTTGTTATCCAAAGGAATCTAGCTCTACACTTTTCCGGTGGCGATAGGCAAGAGCTGAAGTTGAGGGTAAGTGGCCGTATTTGGAAAGA